A part of Thermus neutrinimicus genomic DNA contains:
- a CDS encoding winged helix-turn-helix domain-containing protein: MPPPDRFRKAVLEMLKREGRPLHYTEVGRRLKEAGLWAAVKEPEKIAKIRLSALARWSRSPVVALGKGFYALREEGDTSPEP; this comes from the coding sequence ATGCCCCCACCGGATCGGTTCCGCAAGGCGGTGTTGGAGATGCTGAAACGGGAGGGCCGGCCGCTGCACTACACGGAGGTGGGCCGCCGCCTGAAGGAAGCGGGGCTCTGGGCCGCGGTGAAGGAACCGGAGAAAATCGCCAAGATCCGGCTTTCCGCCTTGGCCCGCTGGTCCAGAAGCCCGGTAGTGGCCCTGGGAAAAGGGTTCTACGCCCTCAGGGAAGAAGGCGATACGAGCCCAGAACCTTGA
- a CDS encoding dihydroorotate dehydrogenase-like protein, whose protein sequence is MDLSTTYLGLKLEHPLVASASPLTERLDGFLRLEDGGAAAIVMHSLFEEQVTLEEEILDHYLHYGHESYAEALSYFPRAHEYRLTPERHLDLLSRAKERVSIPIIASLNGISRGGWVEYARLLEEAGADAIELNLYYIPTDPSLSGAEVEAMYLDTIRAVVESVGIPVAVKVGHAFTAFAHFAKGVEGTGARALVLFNRFYQPDLDLETFSVVPTLSLSRPYEALLRIHWIALLYGRVGLELALTGGVHSGKEAVKGILSGAQVVMMTSALLEKGPGHFRTVLEELKAFMEEKGYGSVEEMRGVMSYLKVAEPAALERANYLKVLGSYRLLP, encoded by the coding sequence ATGGACCTCAGCACCACCTACCTGGGCTTAAAGCTGGAGCACCCTTTGGTGGCCTCGGCCTCACCCCTTACGGAGCGGCTGGACGGGTTTCTCCGCCTGGAGGATGGGGGTGCAGCGGCCATCGTGATGCACTCCCTCTTTGAGGAACAGGTGACCCTCGAGGAGGAGATCCTGGACCATTACCTGCACTACGGCCACGAAAGCTACGCCGAGGCCCTTTCCTACTTTCCCCGGGCCCACGAGTACCGCCTGACCCCTGAGCGCCACCTGGACCTCCTTTCCCGGGCCAAGGAGCGGGTTTCCATTCCCATCATCGCCAGCTTGAACGGCATCAGCCGGGGAGGGTGGGTGGAGTATGCCAGGCTTCTGGAGGAAGCAGGGGCTGACGCCATAGAGCTCAACCTCTACTACATTCCCACCGACCCTTCCCTTTCCGGGGCGGAGGTGGAGGCCATGTACCTGGATACCATCCGGGCGGTGGTGGAAAGCGTGGGAATCCCCGTGGCCGTCAAGGTGGGGCATGCCTTTACCGCCTTTGCCCACTTCGCAAAAGGGGTGGAGGGCACGGGGGCCCGGGCCCTGGTCCTTTTCAACCGCTTCTACCAGCCCGACCTGGACCTGGAGACCTTTTCCGTGGTGCCCACCCTAAGCCTTTCCCGCCCCTACGAGGCCCTTTTGCGCATCCACTGGATCGCCCTCCTCTACGGCCGGGTTGGCCTGGAACTGGCCTTGACGGGGGGCGTGCACTCGGGGAAGGAGGCGGTTAAGGGGATTCTTTCCGGGGCCCAGGTGGTGATGATGACCTCGGCTCTTCTGGAAAAGGGGCCGGGGCATTTCCGCACCGTGCTCGAGGAACTCAAGGCCTTTATGGAGGAGAAGGGGTACGGGAGCGTGGAGGAGATGCGGGGGGTCATGAGCTACCTGAAGGTGGCGGAGCCCGCTGCCCTGGAAAGGGCCAACTACCTCAAGGTTCTGGGCTCGTATCGCCTTCTTCCCTGA
- the nifJ gene encoding pyruvate:ferredoxin (flavodoxin) oxidoreductase, whose product MRSITVDGNEAVARVAYRLSEVIAIYPITPSSPMAELSDEWAARGEPNLFGLVPRVVEMQSEGGAAGALHGALQEGVLATTFTASQGLLLMIPDMYKIAGQALPGVIHVAARSLATHALSIFGDHQDLYAVRPTGWAILVSDSVQAAQDLAAMAHIAALKASLPVLHAMDGFRTSHEVQKIVPLSDRELKALFPFGALEAYRRRALTPEAPVIRGTAQNPDHYFQNREAINPHYLRLPQVVAEAMEHFAQVTGRRYAPYEYFGHPEAERVVVVMGSASLAVEEAVEYLLRQGERVGMVRVRLYRPFQSEAFLATLPQTVRKVAVLDRGKEPGAVGEPLFQEVAAAFALRGGEVPVLVGGRYGLSSKEFTPAMALGVFEELRKERPRHGFTVGIVDDVTGTSLSYPQVDFEDPASVRAVFFALGADGTVSANKNTIKIIGEETPLYAQGYFVYDSKKSGSRTVSHLRFGPNPLNKPYLVQKANFVGIHQWSFLERLPMLGVAEEGATVLINSPYPKEEVWDRLPRPVQEEILRKKLRVYVVNAYELARRVGLPGRINTIMQAAFFRLSRVLPEEEAKARIKKGIEKSYGKRGKTVLERNFQAVELGFEAVEPLPIPGRITSEQELVPPMVDHPPAFVREVLGPIALGLGDALPVSAFPPDGTYPTGTARYEKRGIAEFIPTWDPQVCVQCGKCVLVCPHAVIRAKVVPEEALAQAPEGFPHRKAMWKELTGEFTLAISPDDCTGCSLCVEVCPAKDKQNPSRKALNLAPRLEVREAMNRHWDFFLSLPETPRASLKFHAVKDVQLLEPLFEFPGACAGCGETPYLRLLTQLFGDRLIVANATGCSSIYGGNLPTTPWSKNKEGRGPAWANSLFEDNAEFGFGMRLALDKKAEYARELVRGFRQVLGEELLERLLADTGPEGVEERRRDVALLRQKLKDLDDPKARDLLAVADALIPHSVWIVGGDGWAYDIGYGGLDHVLASGANVKVLVLDTEVYSNTGGQASKATGLGAVAKFAAAGKPTPKKDLAFMAMSYGHVYVAQVAMGASDAHTLRAFLEAEAHKGPALIIAYSHCIAHGIDMAKGMEHQRLAERTGYWPLFRYIPGQGLILDSKPPTLPLREYLYAENRYRLLLQTHPEGAEAFLKLAEEAVRERWERLSRMAQRETVPS is encoded by the coding sequence ATGCGCTCCATCACCGTGGACGGCAACGAGGCGGTGGCCCGGGTGGCCTACCGCTTAAGCGAGGTGATCGCCATTTACCCCATCACCCCTTCCAGCCCCATGGCGGAGCTCTCCGATGAGTGGGCGGCCAGGGGGGAGCCCAACCTGTTTGGACTGGTGCCCCGGGTGGTGGAGATGCAGTCCGAGGGGGGTGCGGCGGGGGCCCTGCACGGGGCCCTCCAGGAGGGGGTGCTGGCCACCACCTTCACCGCCAGCCAAGGCCTCCTGCTCATGATCCCCGACATGTACAAGATCGCCGGCCAGGCCCTTCCCGGGGTGATCCACGTGGCCGCTAGGTCCTTGGCCACCCATGCCCTATCCATCTTTGGGGACCACCAGGATCTCTATGCGGTGCGGCCCACGGGGTGGGCGATCCTGGTGTCGGACTCCGTGCAGGCGGCACAGGACTTGGCGGCCATGGCCCACATCGCTGCCCTGAAGGCAAGCCTGCCCGTGCTACACGCCATGGATGGTTTCCGCACCTCCCACGAGGTGCAGAAGATCGTGCCCCTTTCCGACCGGGAGCTTAAGGCCCTCTTTCCCTTCGGGGCCCTCGAGGCCTATCGCCGGCGGGCCCTCACCCCCGAGGCCCCGGTGATCCGGGGCACCGCGCAAAACCCCGACCACTACTTCCAGAACCGGGAGGCCATCAACCCCCACTACCTGCGCCTGCCCCAGGTGGTGGCCGAGGCCATGGAACACTTTGCCCAGGTAACGGGGCGCCGTTACGCTCCTTACGAGTACTTCGGCCACCCGGAAGCGGAGCGGGTGGTGGTGGTCATGGGCTCAGCCTCCTTGGCGGTGGAGGAGGCGGTGGAGTACCTCCTGAGGCAAGGGGAAAGGGTGGGCATGGTGCGGGTGCGCCTTTACCGCCCCTTCCAGAGCGAGGCCTTTCTCGCCACCTTGCCCCAAACCGTGAGGAAGGTGGCGGTCCTGGACCGGGGTAAGGAGCCTGGGGCCGTGGGGGAACCCCTCTTCCAGGAGGTGGCGGCGGCCTTTGCCCTGAGGGGTGGGGAGGTTCCGGTCCTGGTGGGCGGGAGGTACGGGCTTTCCTCCAAGGAGTTCACCCCAGCCATGGCCCTGGGGGTTTTTGAGGAGCTCAGGAAGGAGAGACCCCGGCATGGCTTCACCGTGGGAATCGTGGACGACGTGACGGGCACAAGCCTTTCCTATCCCCAGGTGGACTTTGAGGACCCGGCCTCGGTGCGGGCGGTTTTCTTCGCCCTGGGGGCCGATGGGACCGTGAGCGCCAACAAGAACACCATCAAGATCATCGGGGAGGAGACCCCCCTTTACGCCCAAGGGTATTTTGTCTACGACTCCAAGAAGTCGGGCTCCCGCACGGTAAGCCACCTGCGCTTTGGGCCAAATCCCCTGAACAAGCCCTACCTGGTGCAGAAGGCCAACTTCGTGGGCATCCACCAGTGGAGCTTCTTGGAACGGCTTCCCATGCTGGGGGTGGCGGAAGAAGGGGCCACGGTCCTCATCAATAGCCCCTACCCCAAGGAGGAGGTTTGGGACCGCCTGCCCAGGCCTGTCCAGGAGGAGATCCTCAGGAAGAAGCTAAGGGTCTATGTGGTCAACGCCTATGAGCTGGCCAGGAGGGTGGGCCTTCCCGGGCGTATCAACACCATCATGCAGGCGGCCTTCTTCAGGCTTTCCCGGGTCTTGCCCGAGGAGGAGGCCAAGGCCCGCATCAAGAAGGGGATAGAGAAAAGCTACGGCAAGCGGGGAAAAACGGTGCTGGAGAGGAACTTCCAGGCAGTGGAGCTGGGTTTTGAGGCGGTGGAGCCCCTCCCCATTCCCGGAAGGATCACCTCGGAGCAGGAGCTGGTGCCCCCTATGGTGGACCACCCGCCCGCCTTCGTACGGGAGGTGCTGGGGCCCATCGCCTTGGGGCTTGGAGACGCCTTGCCGGTTTCCGCCTTTCCCCCGGATGGAACCTACCCCACGGGGACGGCCAGGTACGAAAAGCGGGGCATCGCGGAGTTCATCCCCACCTGGGATCCCCAGGTGTGCGTGCAGTGCGGCAAGTGCGTCCTGGTCTGCCCCCATGCGGTGATCCGGGCCAAGGTGGTGCCGGAGGAAGCCTTGGCCCAGGCCCCCGAGGGTTTCCCCCACCGCAAGGCCATGTGGAAGGAACTCACCGGGGAGTTTACCCTGGCCATAAGCCCCGACGACTGCACGGGTTGCTCCCTATGCGTGGAGGTATGCCCCGCCAAGGACAAGCAAAACCCGAGCCGGAAGGCCTTGAACCTGGCACCCCGCCTCGAGGTTCGGGAAGCCATGAACCGGCACTGGGACTTTTTCCTTTCCCTGCCGGAAACCCCCAGGGCCAGCCTCAAGTTCCACGCGGTCAAGGACGTGCAACTTCTGGAGCCCTTGTTTGAGTTCCCCGGGGCCTGCGCGGGGTGTGGGGAAACCCCTTACCTGAGGCTCCTTACCCAGCTCTTCGGCGACCGCCTCATCGTGGCCAACGCCACCGGGTGTAGCTCCATCTACGGGGGAAACCTTCCCACGACCCCCTGGAGCAAGAACAAGGAGGGGCGGGGCCCCGCCTGGGCCAACTCCCTTTTCGAGGACAACGCCGAGTTCGGTTTCGGCATGCGCCTGGCCCTGGACAAGAAGGCGGAGTACGCCCGAGAGCTTGTCAGGGGCTTCCGGCAGGTGCTGGGGGAGGAGCTTTTGGAGAGGCTCCTTGCGGACACGGGGCCAGAGGGGGTGGAGGAGAGGCGGCGGGATGTGGCCCTGCTACGGCAAAAGCTCAAGGACCTGGACGATCCCAAGGCCCGGGATCTCCTGGCGGTGGCGGATGCCCTCATCCCCCATTCCGTGTGGATCGTGGGCGGGGACGGCTGGGCCTACGATATCGGTTACGGGGGTCTGGACCACGTGCTGGCCAGCGGGGCCAACGTGAAGGTCCTGGTGTTGGACACAGAGGTCTACTCCAACACCGGGGGGCAGGCCTCCAAGGCCACGGGCCTGGGGGCGGTGGCCAAGTTCGCCGCGGCGGGCAAGCCCACCCCCAAGAAGGACCTGGCCTTCATGGCCATGAGCTACGGGCACGTTTACGTGGCCCAGGTGGCCATGGGGGCGAGCGATGCCCACACCCTGAGGGCCTTCCTCGAGGCGGAGGCCCATAAGGGTCCGGCCCTCATCATCGCCTACAGCCACTGCATTGCCCACGGCATCGACATGGCCAAGGGCATGGAGCACCAGAGGTTGGCGGAGCGCACGGGGTACTGGCCCCTCTTCCGCTACATCCCTGGCCAGGGGCTGATCCTGGATTCCAAGCCCCCCACCCTGCCCTTGCGGGAATACCTCTATGCGGAAAACCGCTACCGGCTCCTTCTCCAGACCCATCCCGAGGGGGCCGAGGCCTTCTTGAAGCTGGCGGAGGAGGCCGTGCGGGAAAGGTGGGAAAGGCTTTCCCGCATGGCCCAAAGGGAAACTGTGCCAAGCTAA
- a CDS encoding aminopeptidase: protein MSAFQENLEKLADLAIRVGLNLEKGQEVIATAPIEAVDFVRLLAEKAYGQGASLFTVLYGDNVLSRKRLSLAPEEGLDQAPAWLYEGMAKAFREGAARLAVSGNDPRALEGLPPERIGRAQQAQSRAYKPALEAITEFVSNWTIVPFAHPGWARAVFPDLPEEEAVARLWQAIFQATRVDGPDPVAAWEAHNRSLHEKVAFLNAKRFAALHFQGPGTDLTVGLAEGHLWQGGATPTKKGRICNPNLPTEEVFTAPHRERVEGVVRATRPLALGGQLVEGIWARFERGYAVEVGAERGQEVLLKVLSTDEGARRLGEVALVPADNPIAQTGLVFFDTLFDENAASHIAFGQAYAENLEGRPSGEEFLRRGANESLVHIDWMIGSKEMQVDGILQDGTRVPLMRQGLWVI from the coding sequence GTGAGCGCGTTTCAGGAGAACCTAGAAAAGCTGGCGGACTTGGCCATCCGGGTAGGGCTTAACCTGGAAAAAGGGCAGGAGGTCATCGCCACCGCGCCCATAGAGGCGGTGGATTTCGTGCGCCTTCTGGCGGAAAAGGCCTACGGGCAAGGGGCAAGCCTCTTCACGGTCCTCTACGGGGATAACGTCCTCTCCCGGAAGCGCCTTTCCCTGGCCCCGGAGGAAGGTTTGGACCAGGCCCCGGCCTGGCTCTACGAGGGCATGGCTAAGGCCTTCCGGGAAGGGGCGGCGCGGCTTGCGGTTTCCGGCAACGACCCCCGGGCCCTCGAGGGCCTTCCCCCGGAGCGCATCGGGCGGGCCCAACAGGCGCAGAGCCGCGCCTACAAGCCGGCCCTCGAGGCCATCACGGAGTTTGTCTCCAACTGGACCATCGTCCCCTTCGCCCACCCCGGCTGGGCCCGGGCGGTCTTCCCGGATCTCCCCGAGGAGGAAGCCGTGGCCAGGCTCTGGCAGGCCATCTTCCAGGCCACCCGGGTGGACGGGCCGGACCCCGTAGCCGCCTGGGAGGCCCACAACCGAAGCCTCCACGAAAAGGTGGCCTTCCTGAACGCCAAGCGCTTCGCTGCCCTACACTTCCAGGGGCCAGGTACGGACCTAACGGTGGGCCTTGCGGAAGGCCACCTATGGCAGGGTGGGGCCACCCCCACCAAGAAGGGACGCATTTGTAACCCCAATCTGCCCACGGAGGAGGTCTTCACCGCCCCCCATCGGGAACGGGTGGAAGGGGTGGTGCGCGCAACCCGGCCCCTGGCCCTGGGGGGGCAGCTGGTGGAGGGCATCTGGGCTCGGTTTGAACGGGGATATGCGGTGGAGGTAGGGGCGGAAAGGGGCCAGGAGGTCCTCCTCAAGGTCCTCTCCACCGACGAGGGGGCCCGCAGGCTCGGAGAGGTGGCCCTGGTACCCGCCGACAATCCCATCGCCCAAACGGGCTTGGTCTTCTTCGACACCCTCTTTGACGAGAACGCCGCCAGCCACATCGCCTTCGGCCAGGCCTATGCGGAGAACCTCGAGGGGCGCCCAAGCGGGGAGGAATTCCTAAGGCGCGGGGCCAACGAAAGCCTGGTGCACATCGACTGGATGATCGGCTCTAAGGAAATGCAGGTGGATGGGATCTTGCAGGATGGCACCCGGGTGCCCCTGATGCGCCAAGGGCTTTGGGTGATCTGA
- a CDS encoding aminotransferase class I/II-fold pyridoxal phosphate-dependent enzyme, producing the protein MEYQTLAVLSGLPEDPHGAVGLPIYAVAAYGFKTLEEGAERFASGEGYVYARQKDPTNRALEERLRALEGGMEALVFASGQAATFAALFSLLRPGDEVVAAKGLFGQTIGLFQQVFAPMGVRVRHVEPETDRVREALSERTRAIFVETMANPALAVSDLEGLASLAEEKGIALVVDNTFGAAGALAKPLQWGAHVVVESLTKWASGHGSVLGGAVVVRESPIWANYPQFLEKDARGQVPWGALGPRCYPERVRTLGLSLMGMALSPFNAYLLFQGLETVALRVRRMSETAQSLAEALLGHPKIKALRYPGLPQDPAYPMARKYLTSGGPMLTLDLGSQEAASRFLRAIPLPKVANLGDARTLLVHPWTTTHSRLSEEGRLQAGVTPGLVRVSVGLEDPGDLVAWFREALGEV; encoded by the coding sequence ATGGAGTACCAGACCCTGGCGGTGCTTTCGGGCCTACCGGAAGACCCCCATGGCGCGGTGGGGCTTCCCATCTACGCGGTGGCCGCCTACGGTTTCAAGACCCTGGAGGAGGGAGCGGAGCGGTTTGCCAGCGGGGAGGGCTATGTCTACGCCCGGCAGAAGGACCCCACCAATAGGGCCTTAGAGGAGCGGCTACGGGCCTTGGAAGGAGGCATGGAGGCCTTGGTCTTCGCCTCCGGCCAGGCGGCCACCTTTGCTGCCCTCTTTTCCCTCCTCCGCCCAGGGGATGAGGTGGTGGCGGCTAAGGGGCTTTTCGGCCAGACCATCGGCCTTTTCCAACAGGTCTTTGCCCCCATGGGCGTAAGGGTGCGCCACGTGGAGCCCGAGACCGACCGGGTGCGGGAGGCCCTCAGCGAGAGGACCCGGGCCATCTTCGTGGAAACCATGGCCAACCCGGCCCTGGCGGTTTCGGACCTCGAGGGCCTGGCCTCCTTGGCGGAGGAAAAGGGTATTGCCCTGGTGGTGGACAACACCTTTGGCGCTGCCGGTGCCCTGGCCAAGCCCCTCCAGTGGGGGGCCCACGTGGTGGTGGAAAGCCTCACCAAATGGGCAAGCGGCCACGGCTCCGTACTGGGAGGAGCAGTGGTGGTGAGGGAAAGCCCCATCTGGGCCAACTACCCCCAGTTCCTGGAGAAGGATGCCAGGGGCCAGGTTCCTTGGGGGGCCCTGGGGCCTCGCTGTTATCCCGAGCGGGTGCGTACCCTGGGGCTATCCCTCATGGGCATGGCCCTTTCCCCCTTCAACGCCTACCTTCTCTTCCAGGGCCTAGAGACTGTGGCCCTAAGGGTTAGGCGGATGAGCGAAACCGCCCAGAGCCTGGCCGAGGCCCTTCTAGGCCACCCGAAGATCAAAGCCCTTCGCTACCCCGGCCTACCCCAGGATCCGGCCTATCCCATGGCCCGCAAGTACCTAACCTCAGGAGGGCCCATGCTGACCCTGGATCTGGGAAGCCAGGAAGCAGCCAGCCGCTTCCTGAGGGCCATACCCCTACCCAAAGTGGCCAACCTGGGGGATGCCCGCACCCTTTTGGTGCATCCCTGGACCACCACCCATAGCCGCCTTTCGGAGGAGGGGAGGCTTCAGGCGGGTGTTACCCCGGGGTTGGTGCGGGTTTCCGTGGGCCTCGAGGACCCCGGGGATCTTGTGGCCTGGTTCCGGGAGGCTCTGGGGGAGGTTTAG
- a CDS encoding universal stress protein: MFKTILLAYDGSDHAKRAARIAKMEAEAHGARLVVVHVYEPVPDYLGEPFFQEALKRRLERAEKVLAEAVGLTGVPREDALLLEGRPAEAILEAAIGEQADLIVMGTRGLGAIGSLFLGSQSQRVLAEAPCPVLLVR, from the coding sequence ATGTTCAAGACCATCCTCCTGGCTTATGACGGTTCCGACCATGCCAAGCGGGCGGCAAGGATAGCCAAGATGGAGGCCGAGGCCCACGGGGCCAGGTTGGTGGTGGTGCATGTCTATGAGCCCGTCCCCGACTACCTGGGGGAGCCCTTTTTCCAGGAGGCCCTGAAAAGGCGCCTGGAACGGGCGGAAAAGGTCCTGGCGGAGGCCGTGGGCCTCACGGGGGTGCCCCGGGAGGATGCCCTTCTCCTCGAGGGGCGCCCTGCGGAGGCCATCCTGGAGGCGGCCATAGGGGAACAGGCCGACCTCATCGTCATGGGTACCCGGGGCTTGGGGGCGATCGGTAGCCTCTTCCTGGGAAGCCAAAGCCAAAGGGTGTTGGCGGAAGCCCCCTGCCCCGTGCTTTTGGTGCGCTGA
- the hslO gene encoding Hsp33 family molecular chaperone HslO — translation MGRILRGLAGGGQLRVVAADTGDVVEEARRRHGLSPTATAALGRAMTGALLLAQLLLKTPKERITLRMEGTGPLGGLVAEADAVGNVRGYVRNPVAEVPLREDGKLNVGELIGAGVLRVDRSLPHGEVYTSTVPLVSGEIAEDLAHYLWQSEQIPSAVLLGVRVKGEGEVELAGGVAIQVMPDTPEEVLSRLEANLSGVSGITPLLREGLEAALEKILAGLGFERTDLRALGYPLDEIPARFRCRCNREKALEALVFFTPEEREDMIVRDGGAEVVCHWCGEVYRFSPEEIRTLVAEVRCPDCGTLWLYPKADGTLFRIEGDTCRCGRKVEIPSEKRARA, via the coding sequence ATGGGCAGGATCCTGAGGGGCTTGGCAGGGGGTGGCCAGCTTAGGGTGGTGGCCGCGGACACGGGGGACGTGGTGGAGGAGGCGCGGCGCCGCCATGGGCTTTCCCCCACGGCTACCGCCGCCTTGGGCCGGGCCATGACCGGGGCACTGCTTCTAGCCCAGCTCCTCCTGAAAACCCCCAAGGAGCGGATTACCCTGCGCATGGAGGGCACGGGGCCCTTAGGTGGGCTTGTGGCGGAGGCGGATGCTGTGGGAAACGTCCGGGGGTACGTGCGAAACCCGGTGGCAGAGGTGCCCTTGCGGGAGGATGGGAAGCTGAACGTGGGGGAACTCATCGGGGCCGGGGTCTTGCGGGTGGACCGGAGCCTTCCCCACGGGGAGGTCTACACCAGCACCGTGCCCCTGGTCTCCGGGGAGATCGCCGAGGACCTGGCCCACTACCTTTGGCAGTCGGAGCAGATTCCCTCCGCGGTCCTCTTGGGGGTGCGGGTGAAGGGGGAAGGGGAGGTGGAGCTGGCGGGGGGGGTGGCCATCCAGGTGATGCCGGACACCCCCGAGGAGGTGCTTTCCCGCCTCGAGGCCAACCTGTCGGGTGTAAGCGGCATCACGCCCCTCTTGCGGGAGGGCCTGGAGGCTGCTCTGGAGAAGATTCTTGCCGGCTTGGGTTTTGAGAGGACGGATCTCCGGGCCCTAGGCTACCCTTTGGACGAGATCCCCGCCCGCTTCCGGTGCCGTTGCAATCGGGAAAAGGCCCTCGAGGCCCTGGTCTTTTTCACCCCGGAGGAACGGGAGGACATGATCGTAAGGGACGGGGGTGCGGAGGTGGTCTGCCACTGGTGCGGGGAGGTGTACCGCTTCTCCCCGGAGGAGATCCGCACCCTGGTGGCGGAGGTGCGCTGCCCTGACTGCGGCACCCTCTGGCTGTATCCCAAGGCGGACGGTACCCTTTTCCGCATCGAGGGGGATACCTGCCGCTGCGGGCGTAAGGTGGAAATTCCTTCGGAAAAGCGGGCAAGGGCCTGA
- the cysS gene encoding cysteine--tRNA ligase — translation MGLRIYDTLQRSKVDFTPATPGHVGIYVCGPTVYSDPHLGHARGPIVYDVLRRYLLHQGYKVRFVSNITDVGHLTDDADQGEDKIQRRAKLEQLEPMEVAEKYTWSYFDAITALNVLRPSIAPRASGHIPEQIELTERLLKLGFAYERKGSVYFRVRAFPQYGKLSGKRLEELRAGARVEVREEKEDPLDFALWKAAEPGHIMRWKSPWGEGYPGWHIECTAMSLKYLGEGFDIHAGGIDLQFPHHECEIAQAEAAGYRFARHWMHHNHVLLEGEKMAKSTGNLVLLHDLLKAHEPMALRFYLLQTHYRSPMDFTWEGLEAAKRGYARLLQTYREVRARLATASPGTTSELERALDALERDFLAAIEDDLSTPEALAAFFSFLPEFNKLLPEAKGDTLRRTAQVFHTLGEGILGLFPERVLEERVSGPLLEGLVALLLELREEARRAKDYAKSDLIRQRLNALGIIVEDTKEGPKWRLALE, via the coding sequence ATGGGCCTGCGCATCTACGACACCTTGCAGAGGAGCAAAGTGGACTTCACCCCCGCCACCCCGGGGCACGTGGGGATCTATGTATGCGGCCCCACCGTATACTCCGACCCCCATCTGGGGCATGCCCGGGGACCCATCGTCTACGATGTGCTCCGCCGCTACCTCCTCCACCAGGGATACAAGGTGCGCTTCGTCTCCAACATCACCGACGTGGGCCACCTCACCGACGATGCCGATCAGGGAGAGGACAAGATCCAGCGCCGGGCCAAGCTGGAACAGCTGGAACCCATGGAGGTGGCTGAGAAGTACACCTGGAGCTACTTCGACGCCATCACCGCCCTGAACGTGCTCCGCCCCTCCATCGCCCCCAGGGCCAGCGGCCACATCCCGGAGCAGATCGAGCTCACGGAAAGGCTCTTAAAGTTGGGCTTCGCCTACGAGCGAAAGGGAAGTGTCTACTTCCGGGTGCGGGCCTTCCCCCAGTACGGGAAGCTTTCGGGAAAGCGCCTGGAGGAGCTAAGAGCCGGGGCCAGGGTGGAGGTGCGGGAGGAGAAGGAGGACCCCCTGGACTTCGCCCTCTGGAAAGCCGCCGAGCCCGGCCACATCATGCGCTGGAAAAGCCCATGGGGGGAAGGGTATCCGGGCTGGCACATAGAGTGCACCGCCATGAGCCTCAAGTACCTGGGGGAAGGGTTTGACATCCACGCCGGGGGCATCGACCTGCAGTTCCCCCACCACGAGTGCGAGATCGCCCAGGCGGAGGCAGCGGGTTACCGCTTTGCCCGCCACTGGATGCACCACAACCACGTGCTCCTGGAAGGGGAAAAAATGGCCAAAAGCACGGGGAACCTGGTCCTCCTCCACGACCTCCTCAAGGCCCACGAGCCCATGGCCCTGCGCTTTTACCTGCTACAGACCCACTACCGAAGCCCCATGGACTTCACCTGGGAGGGCCTCGAGGCGGCCAAGCGGGGCTATGCCCGCCTTCTTCAGACCTATCGGGAAGTGCGGGCCCGTTTGGCCACGGCCTCGCCCGGCACCACCTCGGAGCTGGAAAGAGCCCTGGATGCCTTGGAAAGGGATTTCCTGGCGGCCATAGAGGACGACCTTAGCACCCCCGAGGCCCTGGCCGCCTTCTTCTCCTTCCTCCCCGAGTTCAACAAGCTCCTCCCCGAGGCCAAGGGGGATACCCTGAGGCGCACCGCCCAGGTCTTCCACACCCTGGGGGAAGGCATCCTAGGGCTATTCCCCGAAAGGGTTCTCGAGGAGAGGGTTTCCGGCCCCCTTCTGGAGGGGCTCGTCGCCCTCCTTCTGGAACTCAGGGAGGAGGCCCGGCGGGCCAAGGACTACGCCAAAAGCGACCTCATCCGCCAAAGGCTCAACGCCCTGGGGATCATCGTGGAGGACACCAAGGAAGGCCCCAAGTGGCGCCTGGCCCTGGAGTAG